The DNA window CTTTGTGTAAATAAGCATATGTCTGGAGACAGAGGGTTATTAATAAGGGGAAATAGGCTCATTATCATTCCTGCTAAAGCACACTGCTATAGAAATGGAGAACTTCCAAGTAATACATACGCCTCCATCTGCGCACATGGTTATAcccagacacacagtcacacatacacGAGTCTGCACACATAGCATCGGCCACAAGGTATGCAGCTGTCAGGGGTTTGCATAATTTGTACATGTAGTTTATGCAGGAGGTGTTGAATAGTTTGGTAGTCAGACAGGCTCATAAACAAGTAGCACAGGGCAGATGCATGGTTAAACAGAGTAAACAGGCCAGCGGGTAAAATATGGACTTCAACCCCAGACAACTTACGTGTcacattttccatctctttAGTTAATGTATAGCCTCTCTCTGTTTAACACTAATGTCACTAGTTTTTAATACTTGGCAGCTGTTTAGCTAGACAGCGCTTCATAAATCACGTTGAAATCTACCTGGTGCATAAAGATTTACAGTATCTTTTCAAACCAATCTCCCACAGCTTAGGTGATCCGCATGATATGTTATCTTTGTCAGACCCATGTACACAGTGCTAGATGTTTGTTATTCAAGTCATTATTCATGTAACTGCACAAGACTTTGTGTGTATCTTTCTCACCTactgtctatctctctctttcccttggTAGGAGATGATGACAGTTTTCCAGTTGTTGCACTGGAATGGGACACTGAAGGCTCTCATAGAAAGGCAGTGCTCTCGACAGGTGCAGCTCTTGCTGAGCACATACCCCATTTAAGCAAACTTTGATACAGGTAGCCTCAGCGTCGCTGCCCCTATATACTGATCattgcttgttttctttcctccttctcagAGTGTGATTGCTTATTACTCTCAGCGAGGACTTGACGAGTACATGCGCAGCAGCATGGCTCTGGATTGGCTCGGAAGGGAGCAGAGGGCACCGGGGCGACTCGGAGAGGAGCTGCAGGTGGCGCAGAGGGAGCTGGTGTTGGCCCGGCGTCGTGGCATAGAGCTGCGCTTCTAcaaggaaaagacagaaatcctcagcttggctCTGAGTCAAGCATACATTCACCACGCGCCTGAAGCTTTCAGCCAGCCACAGAGTCACACATACAACCAAGAACAGCTTTCTTTACAAACACTTAACAGCCAGGACACAGAAGTCCAGATAACCCCACCCTGCAGTCCTTCATCAACCctccataaaaacacaaagcaaacagtCTGTCAAATCTCTGGCAAACACATGGCCTCCATCAGTCCTTCCCTGTGTTCACAGACGTATCTACCTGTAAATAACTTTCAATAGACTGAGGCAGAAGAGGGATGATTAAAGTCGTCATTTGAATCTGAATGAGCCAAAGTTCTGCCTTTAGAGGTGTGATCAGTTTGGGAAAACAGAACATATCACCCATGGTCATCATCTTCAGGGTTTCTATAAACTTAAGAAAGTTccaaatattgttttaatttgtctgaTATAACTTTTTTAACAACTATGAgtaatgtgaaatatgaaagtGATTGACATTATTTAACCTACATACTGTTTAACCCACCAATAACTCAATGATTCTCACTGCCTCACTCTTCCGGCCTCCCTCCCGGTCTGGGATGTCATCTGGCATGTCGGTTTCCTTAATGGAAACGACTTGCCAGGGTCACTCAGGAGACTGACAGACTGTGCAACATGTTGGGTGACGTTTTGGCTCAACACTTTGAGACAGAAGGTCTGTTATGAGTGTGACACACATTCGTATGTGATTATGTCAGCTCGCAGCTGGGTATAAAATATCAACCCATTCTCAATCCCATTATACTTGTTAAGTAAATTATGGTAAAGGAAAGCTGATCTATCAAATGCAACTAACCAGCAGTTTGGTAAAACACACTACTTAGAAggttgtgtttattgttgtaatatacatttgtatttttttcttggGTTCATATCacacaaatgttaaatgtaatgaaattagATTACTTTTGGGTTTATGTACTTTTGTTGCATGATTACTTTAGTTGACATAAGAGTGAACCATGACACCAGATTACAGATTATTATGGTTCTACATTCTGTGTTTGGTGACTTTGAAGACTTTAAATATGACTCCTCTGGGGGACTTTAAAACATGACTtgctgattgtttgtttgtttgtttgttttgaagttGTTCTCATTGTCCCAAtgaggttttctgcattaataaatcaacatttattgaacatgtttttaattctcGTAGAGGGCTCCTCTCACCCCTTTCATCCACTCCCCACTCaacttttactttgtttgtttcacataaCCTGTATCAACGTAAATGTAGCCTAGTTCATTACTTACTACagttatttatactgtacattgtacGCGTCTTCTCACACTGGACATACTGGTCATATTTCAAAGTTAAAAAGTGACCTTACTAATGCAGTATAATGGCTCCTAGCCAACATTTTGGGTTGCCAAGGTGTGAAAAATCCTAATGTGCAACTTTTACCTGGGTGTCTGTTCATCTTTTTAGCCCTTTAATTTAGTAAACTTCACCAGTAAGGGTTTGTGAAGCAGGACATCTGTATAAACCTTTTTAGCAGAGCGAGGAAACTCAGTTTGGCTTCTCCGGGATTCCGTAGAGAGGTGGAGTAGTCACGTGGTCCAAGATCGCGATAGAGGAGTTCctggaagaaacaaaacaaatgacagctgACCACCGGACGGGGCCACCGACGCATGTCACTCACCTCGatgtgttgacattttcttttgacaATGTGAGCAATAATACGGAACACTTAGAACCACTGGGGGATAAATTACAGTACAGAAATGCATCGTAGCAGGCTAGCAGCTAATCGTTAGCCTAGCTTTCCCTTGTTTAAGCTTCTTCGGTTGTGTAGCTAAGTAGAGTTTATCCGCATAGACTGGTTTCGATttccaaaaatgttttctctgtatACTGTGTTTATGCTAAAATATCTGCAAATTGTCACCTGGATATCATCCGTGAGTGACTTTTCTCTGTTGACCATACCGGAGTGTTTTGTTTACTACTAGTGTCAGTGTTTATCTTGATGACATAGCCACTGGCTGCTTATCACAGAACAGACCTTGCTAGCTATTCCAGCTAATTGTTGcggtttgtgtctgtgtaggGTACATATGAGGACTGATCGTTTTCAGCTCATGGTTTCCACAAGGAGACATCGCAATCAACTGTATGTCAGTGTGATCTGAACAGTGGAAAAGGCTGAGTTGACATTATACTAAAGATGGAGGCTGTAAGACCAAAGAAGACCAAGGCAAAAACCAGCGGAAAGTCACAGGTAATTAAAGCAGTCATTTTTGcattattacatgtttttttgagGTGGAAGAAAGCTTGATCTCTTCTAACGAGGATTGGTTTGATAGAACACAGAGCTTACAGAGTTAGCTCTTCAGTCACACGTCCTGTGtcacatgcataaaaaaaaaaactatagcACAGGCTGAAAATAAGTGACATcttaatgtctgttttcaaCAGGCCAGGAAGCAGaagcagacagaagaagaaacaagaccCACAACTCCCTCAGCTGTTTGTGATGAGGCCTCCAACTCTGGCTTCACTGACATCCCCCTCAGTCTGCCATATCAGGAACCAGAGGAGGAACCAAAGGACCCTGTTCACCCTGATGAGGCCACAGAACAGCCTTCAGAGCTGTACTCTGAGAAGCAGCAGACCTCCTCATCAAAGGCCTTATCCACATCAGTGTTAACTAATGTTTTACAGTCAAGTCTGATTTTGTCAACAGAGTCATCACAGGTTACAGAGCATCTGACTGAGTCAAAAaacgaggaagaggagcagtGTGGAGTAGCAGCTCAAAGTGCTGAGCCTAAAGTTACACCACATGCCACAGAGTTGAGCACAGTCACACAATCATGGAATCATCCAACACAGTTTGAGATCACAAATGCGCCAAGTGCTCCTGCGCTCTACCCATCTCTCCCTACACTGGAGGGGAGCGCTGTGATACAGCTCAGTGAGGAAGCTGTTAAAAATGGTGCAAAAGGACCTGCAGTGTTGGCACTTCCTGAGCAGGAATCTTCTCCTTTGAGTTTTCAGCCTCTGGAGTCTGTAGCTGAACTTTCCAGGAGCAAACTCTACCCAGAGTTACCCCAAAGAGCTCCAGAAATTCAGGTAATTTTACTTACCAAGAGATAACTTTAAGTTTAGTAATTAATGTAGTTGTGTaagtgtttaaatgttaaaagtcaGAATAGGTTTAATTACACCACATAGTGCTCACTCTAAGTCATTTTCTAATGCAACTGCACACACATTCCACATAATTgacttttaaatatgttttaaatgtgaatttaaatattaacttaATAATTCATATATTATGTAAATAGACTCCATTTACCTAAGTGAGGGGGCCAAAAACTTCTTAATAAAGGGCACTCTTCTACAACTTCACCAATCGCTGTGacctcaaaaataaatatatagtagaattatcacctttcgTCAGTTTAAAAATTGCCTTAGGTaacttaaaacttaaatttTGTCCTTATATAACATACATATGTATTAATATGTGAAATTATCTCAACTCATGTTTTGCATTGTGCAGCCCTTCTCACTGGAACAGCTCAGTGTCTGGGAGCCAGGTGGAGGTTTGCAAGCTTGGACAGAGGGCGTTGAAGTGTGTGCAGCCCAGTTTTGTGCCCTTGCCCGGCAGGAGAACCATGAACTGACTGAACTGCTGCAGAATTACTGGCGCTGCCGCAGACAGCTGacccagtcacacacacagctgcacacacagtctTCTGACTGTAAGAGCACACAGAACCGTCTCTGGAGCTTCAGAGATGAACAGCTTACacttcaggttttttttttgtttgtttgttttttgaatgAGTAAGCAAAAACGAATAGTAAACTTTAATTATCTTCTGttgtcataaaatgtttaatagaaTTTATGTCCCAACAGGGAGTATGTGCAGACCAGTCCAAGGTGTGTGGGTATCATCGATTCCAGCAGGCAGATTTCAGTCAGACTGTGATGGCTGAGCTGAAAAGGCTGTTTGAAACTCGCAGTGAGCTGCTCCATCAGAAGGTGGCACTACATGCGTACACTGCTCTGCTGTCACGCCTCCAGGTGGAATCGTGCCTGTATCATCTGCTAAAAGGTGAGACTGAAGTAGCCCTAATATGCCTCTTAAATAATACTTTTATGTTCTCTTATATactttctatatattttttcttgtttgtttcattttgttttcagattgttCTGGCAATCAAACACAGCCTTGTTCTTTACAACCCTTGAAAGAGGCCATCAGTGTCCTGTTTAGTTTCACACGTAGAGTCCTCGATGACACACAGTTCCAGACAGACATCCATCACTGGCTGGAGCGATTGGTATAAATACATATTCAGACACTATGTGTCTTTACAACCTTCTTGTTTCACTGGTCGaggtattttgttgttgtgtattcTCACATGGTCGTGGTCCACTTGCCAGGTCGCAGTCCTTTTGCATGTTGGAGGATCAGGAGAGCATCTGTATCTGCTGTGCCATCTTCTGTGCTGCCCTGCTGGGGTGGGAAAATGGGCTGCATCCTTCCTTCAGGTATGAAGTTACTTTAGTTCATGTAATTAATCCTTAATTAGTTGTTGTCATGTCAGTGGTTGTACATACAGATGATGAGAGTTCTCATTTTGCTGTCACAGATTCAGGTCTTGGGCAACGCCACTGGGGTGCAGCACTTTATGCAAGCTCTGGCCATCTTAATGTCACCTGCCAGGTAAATAAATTAGCCCTCCCTCTAAAATCACTCTTTCTTATCTACTgattttaaactgattttaaacacctcagtttttacagtgtgtctttgttttttcacGTGACACCTGGTCATCCTTTCAAAGTCTAATAACCTCACATGGTTGACCAGtagcttttctgttttcattcagacACCGTGCAGAGTTTCTGGGCCATATGAAACCATGTGAGAGCCAGAACTCAACAGCTTCTGGGCCTCAGTCTGGCAACTGGACATTAGTggatgaaggaggagaggaggtaaATTTATAAAGAGACAataattgcatttatttatatataccTTATCAAATCAAGGTATGATTATGACCGAGCCTGTCATGACTTTAACATTGAACTTCTAATTGCCctgctgtttactgtgtttAGGATGAAGATCCAGAGAGCAGCTGGTTACTTCTATGTGAGGAGGATCTTATCTCCATGCTGACCCAGTTCCCGTTCCGGCAGCTCTACTCACACATGCTGGGGATGAGCAAGGACGGTAAGCaagtctgtctttttctgtctgttggtTTGGGTTAGGAGTAGGGGGACCATCATTGTATGAAATGACCAACCACTTTTCCATTGTTTCCAGGTGTGTATGAACCCCAGTCCTGCTCCAGTCAGAAGATGATGCGTGTGTTTGCTTTCGCATCATCACTCATCGAAATTCTCGCTCTTGGCCTACAAACTTACAACAGAGCTCGATACAGACAGCTCGTCAAACGAATCGGACACATCATGCGGTTAGTGCACCAATAATTTACGCAAAAGCTGTATGCTCAGGCTTGTTAGGCCATTGtataaaacagcattaaatatctatatatttttgtCATCCCTCTTTTCTTTCAGAATGACAGTGTGTTATGTCAGTGATCACTGGGCCCAGTATGTGAGTTTAACTGGTGTTGCTGGCTCCAGCGCTCAGGTACACTCCCTGTCTttggacaaactgcagctggaaTATGACCATCTCTTCCTCAGAGCAGTGTTACATGTGCTCAGAAACAAAAGGTGAGGGACCTACATGTGGTTTATCTCTTAACTGGACTATTACCTCTTAATGaactattacatttattttctgtttcctctctcacaGGCTGGGCATTTGGTTGTTTATGTCCGAGATGCCTTATTGGACCTTGTCCAGTTCTATGCTTTGGAAAGTCCTTTATGTTATGCAGTGTGCAGAGACAGCAGGACTAGAAACACTCAGTACTGCTAGTGACACACACTCCTGTATTCAGGCTCTCAGAGGTACCAGTGTACACACctaacatacatacatacaacatatcGTCTCTGCCTTTCTCTATTAGCTTTTCTCTAACCACTTATGAATCACACTGTCTCTTTTACAGACCCAGAGCACCAGAAGAGATTTGAGCAATGGCTGTGTGAAGTGAATAGCTCTGACGGCATCTCCCTCCTCACTGCACTTGCACACATGGCTACACCGACACAACACTCTGACCCCGCCTTTATCACCACTATAACTCTGCTGATTTACCAGGTAGACACAGAATAAAACCCTAGAACAGATGTTAAATAAAGTAGATTCTGCATAACTCAAATTTTATGTTGAGTGGAtgatgtaaaatatttacaaacatttgaacatgtaCAAAACTTACCAACACTTAACAAAACCTATATTCaggtaatttaatttaattaatttaaatgtatcatTTTTCTACTGAAGCATAGAGGAAGCTAaagtttcaaataaaatattctttaaaaatattaaaaatgttttttcttatttttgtcttaGGTGTCTTATGTCAGTGTCTCCACCAGAGAAACTTACTCTAAAGTTGGGAGGGAGTTGTTGGCTGCCATAGCAACAGCCCATCCTTATGTCATATCAGTGCTCCtggagagactgagagaaacCATACAAACTGTAGGAATGGTTGGTATTGATATCTTCTAATGCCTTTTAGGATTTAGCAGCAAATAAATCTGCATTCTCAAGAAAAAGTTGGCAAATGCCAAAcatatcaaacattttattttctctgtttttgtgtgttagGTGGCTCTGTACTTGTGTAAAGAGCTGCCACTGAGCCTGTGGCAGCCACAACCAGAGGAAATATGTGTGATCGGAGCCTGGTTGCTTCAGCATCCTCTGTCTGCTGTAGAGAACCGGCTGTCCTGTGTTATCCTAGAGGGTCTGAACTGGGGTTACACACAGGTAGTTGTGGGTGTGTTAAAAATTATTGAAGCACACAGTTGTAAGTCGGATGACTGAACCCGTTTCCTCTTGCAGGATGGTTCTTTGGCCCTGCCTTCATCTCTTCACAGTGAAGTGGCTCTGCTGGTGGCTGAAGCCTATCAGAAGTACCTTACTGATAAACCATACAGTGGCCTCATATCAGAGGGAATCAAACAGGTGACACATCCAcctgttaaataataattagtgtGGCCTTTATTGGGTCCATCTAACAAAATTACGTCACTGTTTTTGCATCTGTCCGTTCTTTCTTTCCCTCAGGTGTCTTACCTTGCCAGTGTCCTTCGATTGGGTATCTCTCCTGAAGCATCCTTTAGCCAGTGGGCTTGGCAACTGTTGCTAAGACTGAAGCTCCATAGCAATGCCCAGAACCCTAAAGGAGCGTGGTCAGTCCCTGCTTTGGCATCAAACCCACCTCCAGAGCTCACGCACTCTCCCAGCATGCACTCTGTTCTCAGAGCTGTTAAAGCAGGCATCCC is part of the Anabas testudineus chromosome 9, fAnaTes1.2, whole genome shotgun sequence genome and encodes:
- the LOC113150375 gene encoding protein limb expression 1, translated to MRMSKVTAEKSIMSYLTDTSPKHLNVVSMLHNFWEQKQMSQAKGSSNESEGSGEDAGGQTESLLSYESAPSLGPPYVCYITLPGGSCFGNYKVCDTQAEARRDAARVALMNSLANELPCRQISPAFITQSLQQAASDSAVSIEDACDSSTSLGTYSLLLHSYIGRTMLEFQEMMTVFQLLHWNGTLKALIERQCSRQSVIAYYSQRGLDEYMRSSMALDWLGREQRAPGRLGEELQVAQRELVLARRRGIELRFYKEKTEILSLALSQAYIHHAPEAFSQPQSHTYNQEQLSLQTLNSQDTEVQITPPCSPSSTLHKNTKQTVCQISGKHMASISPSLCSQTYLPVNNFQ